The following proteins are encoded in a genomic region of Musa acuminata AAA Group cultivar baxijiao chromosome BXJ2-11, Cavendish_Baxijiao_AAA, whole genome shotgun sequence:
- the LOC135584470 gene encoding bZIP transcription factor 53-like, producing MSSFPIRRASSSEGDSQPVIDERKRKRMLSNRESARRSRMKKQQHLNDLMNQMAHIKIQNSQIAEQTDLVTQQYTKVELDNAVLRAQLSELMERLQSVNSVLRFVEEASGMALDIPSIPSSLLKPCKLPTMATADRIQF from the coding sequence ATGTCTTCCTTCCCGATCCGCCGGGCTTCGAGTTCCGAGGGGGACTCGCAACCAGTGATCgatgagaggaagaggaagcggatGCTCTCGAATCGGGAGTCCGCGCGGAGGTCAAGGATGAAGAAGCAGCAGCATCTAAACGATCTGATGAACCAAATGGCGCACATCAAGATCCAAAACAGTCAGATCGCGGAGCAGACCGATCTCGTGACGCAGCAGTACACCAAGGTGGAATTGGACAACGCCGTGCTGAGGGCGCAGCTGAGCGAGTTGATGGAGAGACTGCAGTCGGTGAACTCGGTGCTCCGGTTCGTGGAGGAGGCCAGTGGGATGGCCTTGGACATACCCAGTATACCGAGCTCTCTCCTGAAGCCATGTAAGCTTCCGACCATGGCCACTGCTGACAGAATCCAGTTCTGA